A section of the Candidatus Methanoperedens sp. genome encodes:
- a CDS encoding ArsR family transcriptional regulator translates to MENRTTAILYTDHGMIALDSPVKLKILEILENGTASFDELVEKSTKAKSTISVHLDDLKELDLIREQTFPNDKRKKFFVLNSIYLAYSQTPVNNHYKIQMDCISASNGNSFKEKLFYTLRYGMEAYGIDPTPILKTLGNNIGERIGPGLKSRSFGGILEELSVFWAEHELGKMNLLKGDQTGISVTGCYNCGKMPDVGKTLCSMDEGIIEGVLSSKLKSEFRVKEIECYGTGHDNCKFVIEKVEV, encoded by the coding sequence ATGGAGAACAGGACTACAGCAATTTTATATACCGATCATGGTATGATAGCGCTGGACAGTCCGGTAAAATTAAAGATCCTGGAAATCCTTGAAAACGGGACTGCATCATTTGATGAACTTGTGGAAAAATCTACGAAGGCAAAATCCACGATTTCGGTACACCTCGACGATTTAAAAGAATTAGATCTTATCCGGGAACAAACATTCCCGAATGATAAACGGAAAAAATTTTTTGTTTTAAATTCTATATATCTTGCGTATTCACAGACACCAGTGAATAACCATTATAAAATACAAATGGATTGCATTTCAGCATCGAACGGGAATTCATTTAAAGAAAAACTTTTTTACACACTTCGATATGGAATGGAAGCGTACGGGATAGACCCGACACCTATTTTAAAAACGCTTGGGAACAATATCGGCGAAAGAATCGGTCCTGGATTGAAATCCCGTAGTTTTGGAGGCATACTTGAAGAACTATCTGTTTTCTGGGCGGAACATGAATTGGGGAAAATGAACTTATTAAAAGGCGACCAGACAGGAATTTCGGTTACTGGTTGTTATAATTGCGGCAAAATGCCAGATGTGGGAAAAACATTGTGTTCCATGGATGAGGGGATCATTGAAGGGGTCTTATCCAGTAAATTAAAATCGGAATTCAGGGTAAAAGAAATAGAATGTTATGGTACCGGGCATGATAATTGCAAATTCGTCATTGAAAAAGTAGAAGTTTAA
- a CDS encoding methyltransferase domain-containing protein, which translates to MKLRTLWHVMTRDKHTIKFTKPIYSNSEGLQLSTPEIVAKYIARRLKTDIIADLGCGIGGQVIFFAKECRKVYAVERNPEKLEYAKQNCRLYGIDNVEFILGDALSPETKEKVSDANIIFSDPARPLTEKERTLENLEPPIPEILKIYSDVTPDLAFHVPPRISPSRIVLDCEREYLSLNGQLNRLTLYLGSLKSCDRSAVALPGGERLGSSDAPRIGKSTVCNYVYEPEPSVVKAKLLNELAGILAKEKKDVYFYKGDERRTLLTSSKLIGSGFFKDSYRFLASAGKDMSKLKDILKSLEAKNVVLRFDIDPENYWGIRTGLEEGLAGTRTLHVFGFGNELVVCEKI; encoded by the coding sequence ATGAAACTACGGACATTATGGCATGTTATGACACGTGATAAACACACTATTAAATTCACAAAACCCATTTATTCGAATTCAGAAGGTTTGCAGCTTTCAACGCCCGAAATAGTCGCAAAATATATCGCACGAAGGCTAAAGACAGATATAATCGCAGACCTGGGTTGCGGGATCGGGGGACAGGTTATTTTTTTTGCAAAAGAGTGCAGGAAAGTCTATGCAGTTGAAAGAAATCCTGAAAAGCTTGAGTATGCAAAACAAAATTGCAGGTTATATGGTATTGATAACGTTGAATTCATACTTGGCGATGCGTTATCTCCTGAAACAAAAGAAAAAGTATCTGATGCTAATATCATTTTTTCCGATCCTGCAAGGCCCCTTACAGAGAAAGAAAGGACTCTTGAGAATCTTGAGCCACCAATTCCTGAAATATTAAAAATATATTCTGATGTCACACCCGACCTGGCATTCCATGTGCCGCCCCGGATTTCACCTTCGCGAATCGTTCTTGATTGCGAGCGGGAATACCTTTCGTTGAACGGGCAATTGAACAGGCTGACATTATATCTGGGCTCGCTGAAATCCTGTGATAGAAGTGCAGTTGCGCTACCAGGGGGTGAAAGGCTGGGTTCTTCCGATGCTCCCCGGATCGGGAAAAGTACGGTTTGCAATTATGTTTATGAACCTGAGCCTTCTGTTGTTAAAGCAAAGCTGCTGAATGAATTAGCCGGGATCCTGGCAAAAGAAAAGAAAGATGTATATTTCTATAAAGGTGATGAGCGGCGTACACTTTTGACTTCATCAAAGCTTATTGGCTCCGGTTTTTTTAAGGATAGTTACCGGTTTTTGGCCAGTGCAGGAAAAGATATGTCAAAATTAAAAGACATATTAAAATCCCTGGAAGCAAAAAATGTTGTCCTACGATTTGATATTGATCCTGAAAACTACTGGGGGATAAGGACCGGGCTTGAGGAAGGATTGGCCGGGACAAGGACGCTTCATGTATTCGGATTCGGGAATGAGCTGGTTGTGTGCGAAAAAATATGA
- the tatC gene encoding twin-arginine translocase subunit TatC: MIFFPGFVSNRAIRSIKIRSLSSRIFIGDNLVYIRYNFSINCIICICLLNFIKKKNQYIMMNSVPGDQELPLEEHIKELRSRMLVVVIPITLITAVVFIYSGILLKLIWNNAIPVPMTVYSPMELILTRFKLSLVAALFIGIPLLVYEGFMFTAKGLYKNEKMFFIKIVPFSFILFLFGAILAYFVVLPILFKYTIFYSNDVADPQVSVIKTIDTIITLILGFGLVFQFPLLLVSAIKMGLLKRDFIKGKRKFIYGALIAFAFFITPDPTAISELIVALVLVMLFEFSLVIARYF, encoded by the coding sequence ATGATATTTTTCCCGGGTTTTGTAAGTAACCGCGCAATACGTTCAATTAAGATACGCTCGTTGAGTTCACGGATTTTCATTGGTGATAATCTGGTTTATATACGTTATAACTTTTCTATCAATTGCATCATTTGCATATGTCTCCTCAACTTTATTAAGAAAAAGAATCAATACATCATGATGAATTCTGTACCCGGCGATCAGGAACTGCCTCTTGAGGAACACATCAAGGAACTGCGTTCAAGGATGCTGGTAGTGGTTATCCCGATCACTCTGATTACTGCTGTTGTTTTCATTTATTCCGGAATACTCTTAAAACTCATATGGAACAATGCAATCCCGGTTCCAATGACGGTATATTCCCCGATGGAATTGATACTTACACGATTCAAACTCTCTCTGGTTGCAGCGCTTTTTATAGGGATACCACTTCTTGTTTATGAGGGATTCATGTTTACTGCAAAAGGACTTTATAAAAATGAAAAAATGTTTTTCATCAAGATCGTACCATTTTCATTTATACTGTTCTTGTTTGGGGCAATTCTTGCTTATTTTGTTGTATTGCCCATCCTGTTCAAATATACGATATTTTATTCAAATGATGTTGCAGACCCGCAGGTTTCAGTCATAAAAACAATTGACACGATAATTACACTGATACTTGGATTCGGACTCGTATTCCAGTTTCCTTTACTCCTGGTATCTGCAATCAAGATGGGTCTATTGAAGCGTGATTTCATTAAGGGAAAACGTAAATTTATTTACGGGGCTCTTATTGCATTTGCATTTTTTATAACTCCTGACCCCACAGCTATTTCAGAACTGATAGTGGCGTTAGTTCTTGTAATGTTGTTTGAATTCAGTCTGGTAATTGCCAGATATTTTTGA
- the thiL gene encoding thiamine-phosphate kinase, with product MKIRELNERILIERIARLLTKPGKNIIAGAGDDDCAVLDTGGDDYLLVTTDMLHRKTDFPQQMSGWQIGWMSVAVNLSDLASKGARPLGVLMAIGVPPDTELDFFDDIIKGMDTCARSSGTQVIGGDMDSHEELTMTGTALGLVNKDLLIRRSGANPGDIVCVTGNPGTAGAALILLKKNISVDRKILKALFEPIPRINEGMALARTRAVTSMMDISDGLALSLHDLAKASGVGFKIYEDKLPVLMNVKKLLEDDELFEAIVYTGGDFELLFTVAPDKIDEARNGCSFTIIGKVIEEGIFIKRPNGIEALKGRGFEHF from the coding sequence ATGAAAATCCGTGAACTCAACGAGCGTATCTTAATTGAACGTATTGCGCGGTTACTTACAAAACCCGGGAAAAATATCATCGCTGGCGCAGGAGATGATGATTGCGCGGTTCTTGACACAGGAGGAGACGATTACCTTCTTGTAACAACTGATATGCTTCATAGAAAGACGGATTTTCCGCAGCAGATGTCAGGCTGGCAGATAGGATGGATGTCGGTGGCTGTAAACCTGAGCGATCTTGCTTCAAAGGGAGCCAGACCACTTGGCGTTTTAATGGCAATTGGTGTTCCTCCCGATACAGAGCTTGATTTTTTTGATGATATCATAAAAGGTATGGATACTTGCGCGCGAAGTTCCGGGACACAGGTCATAGGGGGTGATATGGATTCACACGAGGAACTAACGATGACAGGAACTGCGCTTGGACTTGTAAATAAGGATTTACTTATAAGGAGAAGCGGGGCAAATCCCGGTGACATTGTATGCGTAACAGGAAATCCTGGTACAGCAGGAGCTGCATTGATTTTATTGAAGAAAAATATTAGTGTAGACCGGAAGATACTAAAAGCCCTCTTTGAACCGATACCAAGAATAAATGAAGGAATGGCACTTGCAAGAACACGCGCAGTAACATCGATGATGGATATAAGCGACGGGCTTGCGTTATCACTTCACGATCTTGCAAAAGCAAGTGGTGTGGGATTTAAAATATATGAAGATAAGCTTCCGGTTCTCATGAATGTAAAAAAACTATTAGAAGACGATGAATTATTTGAGGCCATTGTTTATACTGGCGGGGATTTTGAGTTATTGTTCACAGTTGCGCCTGATAAGATCGATGAAGCCAGGAATGGCTGTTCATTTACCATAATAGGGAAGGTCATAGAAGAAGGCATTTTCATTAAAAGACCGAATGGGATTGAAGCGCTTAAGGGGCGCGGGTTTGAACACTTCTGA
- a CDS encoding sulfide/dihydroorotate dehydrogenase-like FAD/NAD-binding protein, with protein MPFKILKKQELVPTIHLMDISATRIARKAQPGQFIMLRIDETGERIPLTIADFDREKGTITMIFQAVGKTTTQLSTLKEGNDLLDFIGPLGNPAHIENEGTVILVGGGVGVAPVFPQARAFKEAGNKVISIIGARSANLLLWEDKMREFSDELYITTDDGSKGHHGFVTDIVKKILENGTKVDRVIAIGPPVMMRAVAGVTKPFNVKTIVSLNSIMVDGTGMCGACRVLVGNETKFACVDGPEFDAHLVDFTLLMNRLAIYQPEEKLAFEKYKCEREGCKC; from the coding sequence ATGCCATTTAAGATCTTAAAGAAACAGGAACTTGTTCCTACGATCCATTTGATGGATATAAGCGCCACACGTATTGCCAGGAAAGCACAACCCGGACAGTTCATCATGCTGAGAATTGATGAAACCGGCGAAAGGATACCTCTTACGATCGCTGATTTTGACCGGGAAAAAGGAACTATTACGATGATCTTCCAGGCAGTGGGGAAAACGACAACACAATTGTCAACACTAAAAGAAGGAAATGACCTTCTGGATTTCATAGGGCCACTTGGGAACCCGGCCCATATTGAAAATGAAGGAACAGTAATTCTCGTGGGAGGAGGCGTGGGAGTCGCGCCTGTTTTTCCGCAGGCCAGGGCTTTTAAGGAAGCCGGGAATAAAGTAATCTCCATCATCGGCGCACGAAGCGCAAATCTCCTGTTATGGGAAGATAAAATGAGAGAGTTCAGCGATGAACTATATATTACAACGGATGATGGTTCAAAAGGTCACCATGGTTTTGTGACAGATATTGTTAAAAAAATACTCGAAAACGGAACAAAAGTAGATAGGGTGATCGCCATAGGTCCGCCGGTAATGATGCGGGCTGTAGCAGGTGTTACAAAGCCATTTAATGTTAAGACCATAGTCAGTCTTAATTCCATAATGGTGGATGGGACAGGTATGTGCGGCGCCTGCAGGGTGCTTGTCGGCAATGAGACAAAATTTGCCTGTGTGGATGGCCCTGAGTTTGATGCGCATCTTGTGGATTTTACGTTACTCATGAACAGGCTTGCTATTTACCAGCCCGAGGAAAAGCTTGCATTTGAGAAATATAAATGTGAGAGGGAGGGATGTAAATGTTAG
- the gltA gene encoding NADPH-dependent glutamate synthase gives MLDRQKMPEQDPKVRRSNFNEVALGFTREQAIEEAKRCLQCKKPKCIEGCPVEVRIPDFVRYVSIGDFDSAIKEIKSVNALPAICGRVCPQESQCEALCILGKKGGPVSIGRLERFVADYESKLEAEIPKKPGPTGKKVAVVGSGPAGLTAAADLARVGHSVTIFEALHAAGGVLTYGIPEFRLPKDIVLAEVEYVKKLGVTLHLDSVIGKIDTVDELLSGFDAVFLGTGAGLPMFLNIDGENLNGVYSANEFLTRVNLMKSYKFPDYDTPIKKGKRVVVVGGGNVAMDSARCALRLGASEVTIVYRRGEEEMPARAEEIEHAKEEGVKFRLLTNPVRLNGDAKNWVTDIECINMYLCEPDESGRCKPMPLAGSEHKIEADVVIIAIGTSPNPLVPRTTKGLEMSKHGTIIAKENGATTKKGVFAGGDAVTGSATVISAMGAGKIAARAIDEYLK, from the coding sequence ATGTTAGATCGCCAGAAAATGCCGGAACAGGACCCGAAGGTACGCCGCTCTAATTTCAACGAAGTTGCACTGGGTTTTACCAGGGAGCAGGCAATAGAAGAAGCAAAAAGATGTCTCCAGTGCAAAAAACCAAAATGCATCGAAGGCTGTCCCGTTGAAGTCAGGATCCCGGATTTTGTCAGGTATGTGTCAATAGGTGATTTTGACAGCGCGATAAAAGAGATTAAGAGCGTAAACGCACTTCCTGCGATCTGCGGGCGTGTATGCCCCCAGGAAAGCCAGTGTGAAGCATTATGTATTCTTGGCAAGAAGGGAGGACCGGTCTCTATAGGAAGGCTTGAACGCTTTGTCGCGGATTATGAGAGTAAATTGGAAGCGGAAATACCCAAAAAGCCAGGGCCAACAGGGAAGAAAGTCGCGGTCGTTGGTTCTGGACCTGCGGGGCTAACAGCAGCCGCAGACCTTGCAAGAGTTGGCCATTCGGTTACGATCTTTGAGGCGCTTCACGCGGCAGGGGGTGTTCTCACGTACGGGATCCCGGAATTCCGTCTTCCGAAAGATATCGTTCTTGCCGAGGTGGAGTATGTTAAAAAACTCGGAGTTACGCTTCATCTTGATTCTGTGATCGGGAAAATCGATACTGTCGATGAATTACTATCCGGTTTCGATGCAGTGTTCCTCGGAACCGGCGCAGGATTACCCATGTTTCTTAATATTGATGGAGAGAACTTAAATGGCGTATATTCAGCCAACGAATTCCTGACGCGTGTAAATCTTATGAAATCCTACAAATTCCCGGATTACGATACACCGATCAAGAAAGGCAAACGTGTGGTCGTTGTGGGCGGCGGCAACGTGGCAATGGATTCAGCAAGATGCGCCCTGCGGCTCGGGGCTTCGGAGGTCACGATCGTTTACAGGCGGGGAGAAGAAGAAATGCCGGCGCGGGCTGAGGAGATAGAGCATGCAAAAGAAGAAGGTGTCAAATTCAGGCTCCTCACAAATCCCGTAAGGCTCAATGGCGATGCCAAAAACTGGGTCACTGATATTGAATGCATCAATATGTACCTGTGTGAGCCTGATGAGTCGGGAAGATGCAAACCAATGCCTCTTGCAGGGTCGGAACATAAAATCGAGGCGGATGTTGTGATAATCGCTATCGGAACTTCTCCGAATCCTCTTGTGCCGCGCACCACGAAAGGGCTTGAGATGTCAAAACACGGGACGATCATCGCGAAAGAAAACGGCGCAACCACAAAAAAAGGAGTTTTCGCAGGAGGCGACGCGGTCACGGGCTCAGCGACCGTGATAAGCGCTATGGGCGCAGGGAAGATTGCGGCAAGGGCGATTGATGAGTATCTGAAATGA
- a CDS encoding asparagine synthetase B — MIMCGIAGASGKDAQNAVRKMLEVIRHRGPDDSGIFSQGDISIGNVLLKITGVKKQPISNGGAITYNGEIYNFREIAKALDLKTDSDSETLFELIKSRGVKAAVGESDGDYAFAYIENGKISLVRDPAGVKPLYYSTGSGFAFASEKKALSAIGESEIKTLKPGHMLTFCVGNIIEKKVSGFSHDKILAEEFAAKDLLFEAIEQSVKKRQFVPCAIAFSGGLDSALLAALFRDAKLYSVGMAGSHDIGQTKKAARLLGLSDNLHLHELTIDEIEIATPDVIRAIESCDPMKVSIALPLFFASRDARRDGIRVMLSGQGADELFAGYKRYESMKPPELGIALNKDFDNIAENNLERDDAVTMANSVELRVPYLDKNFVELALRIAPELKIHNGIRKYILRLAASKILPDELVWKEKKAAQYSSGIYAAMEKIARKNGYRGERALGRYLENLERV, encoded by the coding sequence ATGATTATGTGCGGAATTGCGGGCGCTTCAGGAAAAGATGCGCAAAATGCAGTCCGGAAAATGCTTGAGGTGATAAGGCACAGGGGACCCGATGACAGTGGGATATTTTCGCAAGGGGATATTTCTATTGGTAATGTTCTCCTTAAAATAACGGGAGTGAAAAAGCAACCCATCTCAAATGGGGGTGCGATCACATATAACGGCGAAATATACAACTTCAGGGAAATTGCAAAAGCCCTTGATCTTAAAACCGATTCTGATAGCGAGACTCTTTTTGAGCTTATCAAATCCAGGGGTGTAAAAGCCGCAGTTGGCGAATCAGATGGCGATTATGCCTTTGCGTATATCGAAAATGGAAAAATATCCCTTGTACGTGATCCTGCCGGTGTAAAACCACTTTATTATTCTACTGGTAGCGGATTTGCTTTTGCATCCGAGAAAAAAGCATTATCTGCAATAGGTGAATCTGAAATTAAAACTCTTAAGCCGGGTCACATGCTGACTTTTTGCGTCGGGAATATAATTGAAAAAAAAGTATCCGGTTTTTCCCATGATAAAATATTGGCCGAAGAATTTGCCGCGAAAGATTTGCTTTTTGAGGCGATTGAACAATCTGTGAAGAAAAGACAGTTTGTGCCATGCGCAATCGCATTTTCCGGCGGCCTTGACAGTGCGCTCCTTGCTGCGCTATTCAGGGATGCAAAGTTATATTCAGTTGGCATGGCTGGATCGCATGATATTGGCCAGACAAAAAAAGCTGCCCGACTCCTCGGACTTTCGGATAATCTGCATCTTCATGAACTTACCATTGATGAAATAGAGATTGCCACTCCTGATGTGATCCGGGCGATCGAATCGTGCGATCCGATGAAAGTAAGTATCGCTTTACCTTTATTTTTTGCATCAAGAGATGCTCGCCGTGATGGAATTCGTGTCATGCTTTCAGGCCAGGGCGCTGATGAATTATTTGCGGGATATAAGCGGTATGAGTCTATGAAACCGCCGGAACTTGGGATTGCACTAAATAAAGATTTTGACAATATCGCAGAAAATAATCTTGAGCGTGATGATGCTGTGACTATGGCAAATTCAGTCGAACTCAGGGTACCCTACCTTGATAAGAACTTTGTGGAACTTGCTCTGCGGATCGCTCCTGAACTCAAAATACATAACGGGATACGCAAATATATTTTGAGGCTGGCGGCAAGCAAAATCTTACCGGATGAACTTGTATGGAAAGAGAAGAAGGCGGCGCAGTACAGTAGCGGGATTTATGCGGCGATGGAAAAAATTGCCAGGAAAAACGGGTATAGGGGAGAGAGAGCTTTGGGGAGATATCTGGAGAATTTGGAGCGAGTATAG
- a CDS encoding ATP-dependent protease: MKSKILAVLLLISVLMNIYLIQNQPSSKDLLEMKDKINQLEITNSEMSKQIYRDNLTIQNYASQLDLYREKIAGFEENLNNTPTGLSGAAKLEAPAVMQKVEYIEDYPFVRQQITEIGSMMNISVEIKPGRGRILVDTKPLMGVVFQDAANTAAYVAQKKTAKDLSGSDIIFSIDATYEVPSVDGPSAGALMTLLVVGSLNNLELRKDMTMTGTIDKDGHVGEIGGVIEKAKASKDSGKNLILLPRENSRLIQYTEKTRNYYGITVIERVPETIDAKDYIEKNIGINVEYINNLDDVLKYAA; the protein is encoded by the coding sequence ATGAAAAGCAAGATTCTGGCAGTGTTACTTTTAATATCGGTTTTAATGAATATATATCTAATCCAGAATCAGCCTTCATCAAAAGATCTTCTTGAGATGAAAGATAAAATAAATCAACTTGAAATAACCAATTCCGAGATGAGTAAACAGATATACAGAGATAATCTTACCATACAGAATTATGCTTCGCAACTTGATCTTTATAGGGAAAAAATAGCAGGTTTTGAAGAAAATCTTAACAACACTCCAACCGGTTTATCCGGAGCCGCAAAACTTGAGGCACCTGCTGTCATGCAGAAGGTGGAGTACATCGAAGATTACCCGTTTGTGAGGCAGCAAATCACTGAGATTGGTTCCATGATGAATATTTCAGTGGAAATAAAACCAGGAAGGGGAAGGATACTTGTCGATACAAAACCTCTTATGGGTGTAGTGTTCCAGGATGCAGCAAACACAGCGGCTTATGTAGCCCAGAAAAAAACAGCGAAAGATCTCTCCGGAAGTGATATAATTTTTAGTATCGATGCCACATATGAAGTTCCATCAGTTGATGGACCCAGTGCTGGAGCGCTTATGACTTTGCTTGTTGTAGGAAGTCTCAACAACCTTGAGCTTCGAAAGGATATGACTATGACTGGCACGATTGACAAGGACGGACATGTTGGTGAGATAGGAGGAGTAATCGAGAAAGCAAAAGCTTCAAAAGATAGCGGGAAAAACTTAATCTTACTCCCCAGGGAGAACAGCAGGCTCATTCAATATACTGAAAAGACAAGAAATTATTATGGGATTACTGTTATAGAGAGGGTGCCTGAAACTATAGATGCAAAAGACTATATTGAAAAAAATATTGGAATAAATGTTGAGTACATTAATAATCTGGATGATGTGCTGAAATATGCTGCATAA
- a CDS encoding rubrerythrin family protein, with the protein MTSYKNFKGSQTEKNLLAAFAGESQARNRYTYFASAARNEGFEQISAIFLETADNEKEHAKVFFKHLRGGDVEITAMYPAGVIGNTAENLFAAAEGEKLEWGTLYPAFAKIAEKEGFPEVAESFTEISEVEQFHEMRYRHLINNLKEGSVFKKNKTVKWHCRNCGYIHEGTEAPEVCPACKHAQSYYEVLAQNW; encoded by the coding sequence ATGACATCATACAAAAATTTTAAAGGAAGCCAGACTGAAAAAAACCTTCTTGCAGCTTTTGCAGGAGAATCCCAGGCAAGGAACCGTTACACCTACTTTGCCAGCGCGGCGAGAAATGAAGGTTTTGAACAAATATCTGCGATTTTTCTTGAGACTGCGGACAATGAAAAAGAACATGCCAAGGTTTTCTTCAAGCACCTCCGGGGCGGGGACGTGGAGATAACTGCAATGTACCCCGCAGGAGTTATCGGGAACACGGCGGAAAACCTGTTTGCAGCAGCAGAAGGGGAAAAGCTTGAATGGGGAACCCTGTATCCCGCATTTGCAAAGATCGCAGAAAAAGAAGGATTCCCGGAAGTAGCTGAGTCTTTTACGGAGATTTCCGAAGTGGAACAGTTCCATGAAATGCGATACAGGCATCTGATAAATAACCTAAAAGAAGGTTCTGTCTTTAAGAAAAATAAAACTGTAAAATGGCATTGCAGGAACTGCGGTTATATTCATGAAGGCACAGAAGCTCCTGAAGTATGCCCTGCATGCAAGCATGCGCAATCATATTATGAGGTACTTGCGCAGAACTGGTGA
- a CDS encoding aminodeoxychorismate/anthranilate synthase component II, translating into MKVLFVNNKDSFVWNLVDYVSIFEPDTVVVPNIISLKEVRDINPDAIVISPGPGHPANPRDIGNCLDIIRESTVPVLGVCLGHQAIAVAFGGEVSHSPSGPLHGKTSPINHNGKGIFQGLSVPLVGGRYHSLAITGLPEELEVTARTEDGIIMGIKHKERPIFGLQFHPESVLTPQGLKIVENFLSQSFGALKDSKTLDEIEDDCRKIRAAARHRI; encoded by the coding sequence ATGAAAGTATTATTTGTAAACAACAAGGATTCTTTTGTCTGGAATCTTGTGGATTATGTCTCCATTTTCGAGCCTGATACCGTTGTCGTTCCCAACATAATTTCACTGAAAGAAGTCAGGGATATAAACCCTGATGCTATTGTGATCTCACCAGGTCCAGGTCATCCTGCAAATCCCAGGGATATAGGGAATTGCCTTGATATTATCAGGGAATCAACCGTACCTGTCCTTGGCGTATGCCTCGGCCACCAGGCGATAGCAGTGGCGTTTGGCGGCGAGGTGAGTCATTCCCCTTCAGGGCCGCTGCATGGGAAAACAAGTCCCATCAATCATAACGGAAAAGGAATATTCCAGGGATTGTCCGTTCCACTTGTTGGTGGGAGGTATCACTCACTGGCGATAACAGGATTACCAGAGGAGCTTGAGGTTACAGCACGAACGGAAGACGGCATCATCATGGGAATCAAGCATAAGGAGAGACCGATATTTGGGTTGCAGTTCCATCCTGAGTCTGTGCTTACGCCGCAGGGATTGAAGATAGTGGAGAATTTTCTGTCACAAAGTTTTGGGGCTCTGAAAGATAGCAAAACACTTGATGAAATAGAAGACGATTGCAGGAAAATAAGAGCTGCTGCGAGGCACAGGATATGA